In one Vulgatibacter incomptus genomic region, the following are encoded:
- a CDS encoding ABC transporter ATP-binding protein has translation MIRLESLTKSYRDGGNRFDVLRGVSLGVEEGELVAVMGASGSGKSTLLNVIGGLDRDYGGSAEVLGRDLSKLGDRELSRYRNESVGFVFQSFNLVPPLTVLQNVLLPGYFEGGGGQPAAAARSSARDALARVGLAGKEGRLPARLSGGERQRVALARALFRRPRLVLADEPTGSLDAQTARDVIDLLVELNVKERLTVVVVTHDEQVASRARRILRLKDGLLVDDREHAR, from the coding sequence GTGATTCGCCTCGAGAGCCTGACCAAGAGCTACCGCGACGGCGGGAACCGCTTCGACGTGTTGCGAGGCGTCTCACTCGGTGTGGAGGAGGGCGAGCTCGTGGCGGTGATGGGCGCCTCCGGCTCGGGGAAGTCGACGCTGCTCAACGTGATCGGCGGCCTCGACCGGGACTACGGCGGCAGCGCCGAGGTCCTGGGCCGCGACCTCTCGAAGCTCGGCGATCGCGAGCTCTCCCGCTACCGTAACGAGAGCGTCGGCTTCGTCTTCCAGTCGTTCAACCTCGTGCCCCCGCTGACGGTGCTGCAGAACGTGCTCCTGCCGGGCTACTTCGAGGGCGGAGGCGGGCAGCCTGCCGCCGCGGCGCGATCGTCGGCGCGAGACGCCCTCGCGCGCGTGGGCCTCGCCGGCAAGGAGGGGCGGCTGCCCGCCCGGCTCTCCGGCGGCGAGCGGCAGCGGGTGGCCCTGGCGCGGGCGCTCTTTCGCCGACCGCGCCTCGTGCTCGCGGACGAGCCGACGGGCTCCCTCGACGCGCAGACCGCCCGGGACGTGATCGACCTGCTGGTCGAGCTGAACGTGAAGGAGCGTCTCACCGTCGTGGTGGTGACCCACGACGAGCAGGTCGCGTCGAGGGCCCGCCGGATCCTGCGGCTGAAGGACGGCCTCCTAGTGGACGATCGGGAGCACGCGCGATGA
- a CDS encoding ABC transporter permease produces the protein MSAGRWLQLVLVNLGRELRSNLLSVFGVAAGIGSLVFFVALGLGVGEVVKTRLFPADARFVEVIPPRVSVGIFGGAKLDDAAVERLRALPDVEAGYRKMTLRIPAISRYDGSFFGQRLRMGLEILAEGVDGGLIEADLTPGVRFDDPEGDEPIPALVSTRLLEIYNKSFARMRGLPSLSPPMLRGFEFPVELGRSYVTAQAAAGTPLRAQARLAGISERAMLQGITIPLETARRLNARYGEDARGYSALVLVARTPDRVPAVAQAVRDLGFEIDDSERVLAERVGAAVAITTAALALLSLLICGLSAVNISLSAGAAVRTRTREIGVLRAVGATAGDVRRLFLGEAAFIGLAGGVAGGGLAWAVAIGVDRAARSWLPDFPFKPDSFFAFPGWLLAGAVAAGVAAALLGAFVPAHRASKLDPARAIGG, from the coding sequence ATGAGCGCTGGACGCTGGCTGCAGCTCGTCCTGGTGAACCTGGGCCGGGAGCTCCGCAGCAACCTGCTCTCCGTCTTCGGCGTCGCCGCGGGCATCGGCTCCCTGGTCTTCTTCGTGGCGCTCGGCCTGGGCGTCGGCGAGGTGGTGAAGACCCGGCTCTTCCCCGCGGACGCGCGCTTCGTGGAGGTGATCCCGCCGCGGGTCTCCGTGGGGATCTTTGGCGGCGCCAAGCTGGACGACGCGGCGGTGGAGAGGCTGCGGGCGCTCCCCGACGTCGAGGCGGGCTACCGGAAGATGACGCTCCGGATCCCGGCGATCAGCCGCTACGACGGGAGCTTCTTCGGCCAGCGCCTGCGGATGGGGCTGGAGATCCTGGCGGAAGGGGTCGATGGCGGCCTGATCGAGGCCGATCTTACACCGGGTGTCCGATTCGATGACCCGGAGGGAGACGAGCCGATCCCGGCGCTGGTCTCCACCCGGCTGCTCGAGATCTACAACAAGAGCTTCGCGCGGATGCGCGGCCTCCCATCGCTCTCGCCGCCGATGCTGCGGGGCTTCGAGTTCCCGGTGGAGCTCGGCCGATCCTACGTGACGGCCCAGGCGGCAGCCGGAACGCCGCTGCGCGCCCAGGCGCGGCTCGCCGGGATCTCGGAGCGCGCGATGCTCCAGGGGATCACCATCCCCCTCGAGACCGCCAGGCGGCTGAACGCCCGCTACGGCGAGGACGCCCGCGGCTACTCGGCGCTGGTGCTGGTCGCGCGCACGCCCGATCGAGTGCCCGCGGTCGCACAGGCGGTGCGGGATCTGGGCTTCGAGATCGACGACTCCGAGCGCGTCCTCGCCGAGAGGGTCGGCGCCGCGGTGGCGATCACCACCGCCGCCCTCGCGCTGCTCTCGCTGCTCATCTGCGGCCTGTCGGCGGTGAACATCTCCCTCTCGGCAGGGGCGGCCGTCCGCACCCGCACGCGGGAGATCGGCGTCCTGCGGGCGGTCGGCGCCACGGCCGGCGACGTCCGCCGCCTCTTCCTCGGCGAGGCGGCGTTCATCGGTCTCGCGGGAGGCGTGGCGGGCGGCGGGCTCGCGTGGGCCGTCGCCATCGGCGTCGACCGGGCCGCCCGCTCGTGGCTGCCGGACTTCCCGTTCAAGCCCGATTCGTTCTTCGCGTTCCCCGGCTGGCTCCTCGCCGGCGCAGTCGCCGCCGGCGTGGCCGCGGCCCTACTCGGGGCGTTCGTCCCGGCCCACCGGGCGTCGAAGCTCGATCCCGCCCGGGCCATCGGAGGCTGA
- a CDS encoding DUF58 domain-containing protein, whose translation MISKELISRIRRIEITTRRAVNDTLAGQYSSTFKGRGMAFSEVRPYEPGDEIRTIDWNVTARLQEPHVKVFTEERELTVMLLVDLSRSQDFGTVEKTKGEVAAEVAALLSFSAITNNDRVGAILFTDRIERFIPPKKGRKHVLALISELFTAKPEGRGTDLEGALGFLGKLQRRRTVTFVLSDFQVPGGPGAERALRVASRRHDLVPIAITDPFELALKPLGIVLMEDPEDGRILPVDLRDAKVRKRYREVMEKQAELRARLFRRLDLDHVEIHCGEDYVGPLLRFFHARAKRRSLA comes from the coding sequence ATGATCTCCAAGGAGCTCATATCCCGGATCCGCCGGATCGAGATCACCACCCGGCGCGCGGTGAATGACACGCTGGCGGGGCAGTACTCGTCCACGTTCAAGGGACGGGGCATGGCCTTCTCCGAGGTGCGCCCCTACGAGCCCGGCGACGAGATCCGCACCATCGACTGGAACGTCACGGCCCGGCTCCAGGAGCCCCACGTCAAGGTCTTCACGGAGGAGCGGGAGCTCACCGTGATGCTCCTCGTGGACCTCTCGCGTTCGCAGGACTTCGGGACGGTGGAGAAAACCAAGGGCGAGGTGGCCGCGGAGGTGGCGGCGCTGCTCTCGTTCTCGGCGATCACGAACAACGACCGGGTGGGCGCGATCCTCTTCACCGACCGGATCGAGCGCTTCATCCCGCCGAAGAAGGGCCGCAAGCACGTGCTGGCGCTGATCTCCGAGCTGTTCACGGCGAAGCCCGAGGGGCGGGGGACGGACCTCGAGGGCGCGCTGGGCTTCCTCGGCAAGCTGCAGCGCCGGCGCACGGTGACCTTCGTCCTCTCGGACTTCCAGGTCCCCGGCGGGCCCGGAGCCGAGCGCGCCCTGCGGGTGGCGAGCCGGCGCCACGACCTGGTGCCGATCGCGATCACCGATCCCTTCGAGCTCGCGCTGAAGCCGCTGGGGATCGTGCTAATGGAGGATCCGGAGGACGGGCGGATCCTGCCGGTGGACCTGAGAGACGCAAAGGTCCGGAAGCGCTACCGCGAGGTGATGGAGAAGCAGGCGGAGCTCCGGGCGCGGCTCTTCCGCAGGCTGGACCTCGACCACGTGGAGATCCACTGCGGCGAGGACTACGTCGGCCCCCTGCTGCGCTTCTTCCACGCGCGGGCGAAGCGGAGGAGCCTCGCTTGA
- a CDS encoding VWA domain-containing protein: MKLGGYELAEPWALLLLLAVPLIVWAARAGARRTPRLVFPPLLAVAQAGRGTLARLRWIPTALAVLAVGAAAIALARPVGHAAEARDLSVEGIDVVVALDLSSSMNAVDFQPKDRIHAAKEVLDDFVSRRRNDRIGLVVFAGEAYTQCPLTLDHGVLREILSQVRIGAIPDGTAIGNAIGTSLNRLRDSDAKSRVVILITDGDSNAGSISPMEAAGMAKELGIPVYTILVGRVCDDPEGCRVPFPAGMDVFGHQVFNNVKVAVNPALLEDISRTTGASSYIATDKASLEGNLQQVLAELEKTRIVEARQLSNVTELFDLFLLPALLLGCLEVVLSATRFRRFP; the protein is encoded by the coding sequence ATGAAGCTCGGAGGCTACGAGCTGGCCGAGCCATGGGCGCTCCTCCTGCTCCTGGCGGTGCCGCTGATCGTCTGGGCGGCGCGGGCCGGCGCACGGCGAACGCCCAGGCTCGTGTTTCCGCCGCTTCTCGCCGTTGCCCAGGCGGGCCGCGGCACCCTCGCGCGCCTGCGCTGGATCCCTACCGCGCTCGCCGTTCTTGCGGTGGGCGCCGCCGCGATCGCGCTGGCGAGGCCGGTGGGCCACGCGGCCGAGGCCCGCGACCTCTCGGTCGAGGGGATCGACGTCGTCGTGGCCCTGGACCTCTCCAGCTCGATGAACGCGGTGGATTTCCAGCCGAAGGATCGGATCCACGCCGCCAAGGAGGTCCTCGACGACTTCGTCTCGCGCCGTCGGAACGACCGGATCGGCCTCGTGGTCTTCGCCGGGGAGGCCTACACCCAGTGTCCGCTCACCCTGGATCACGGAGTGCTGCGCGAGATCCTCTCCCAGGTGCGGATCGGCGCGATCCCCGACGGCACGGCGATCGGCAACGCGATCGGCACCTCGCTCAACCGCCTCCGCGACAGCGACGCGAAGAGCCGCGTGGTCATCCTCATCACCGACGGTGACTCGAACGCGGGCAGCATCTCGCCGATGGAGGCGGCGGGGATGGCGAAGGAGCTGGGGATCCCGGTCTACACGATCCTCGTGGGCAGGGTCTGCGACGATCCGGAGGGCTGCCGGGTCCCGTTTCCCGCGGGAATGGACGTCTTCGGGCATCAGGTCTTCAACAACGTGAAGGTCGCCGTGAACCCCGCGCTCCTCGAGGACATCTCCCGCACCACCGGCGCCTCGTCCTACATCGCCACCGACAAGGCCTCTCTCGAGGGAAACCTGCAGCAGGTCCTGGCCGAGCTCGAGAAGACGCGGATCGTCGAGGCCCGGCAGCTCTCCAACGTCACCGAGCTCTTCGATCTCTTCCTCCTGCCGGCGCTCCTCCTCGGCTGCCTCGAGGTCGTCCTCTCGGCGACTCGCTTCCGGCGGTTCCCATGA
- a CDS encoding helix-turn-helix domain-containing protein, whose amino-acid sequence MRALLRTDRADDALARALAQAGLYVERVPADEAKARSALPDVAVIDPRLLGGEAPALPCEAAPPPGEGASLEELCYLRLVALLDRLQGGTLPALFSTVMEQTERALLRIALERSDGISAAAEMLGIHRNTLSRRLADLGLRTAKAAQAHTFRSQGARSQGPRAQGGAAEKPSRAVRSGAARGSAKPSPGGKRRKPE is encoded by the coding sequence GTGCGGGCGCTCCTGCGCACAGATCGGGCCGATGACGCGCTGGCGAGGGCCCTCGCGCAGGCGGGCTTGTACGTGGAGCGCGTCCCCGCCGACGAGGCGAAGGCGCGGTCCGCGCTGCCCGACGTCGCCGTGATCGACCCACGCCTGCTGGGCGGCGAGGCCCCGGCGCTTCCATGCGAAGCCGCTCCGCCGCCCGGCGAAGGCGCCTCCCTCGAGGAGCTCTGCTACCTCCGGCTGGTCGCGCTCCTCGATCGGTTGCAGGGCGGGACGCTGCCCGCTCTATTCTCCACCGTGATGGAGCAGACCGAGCGCGCGCTGCTCCGGATCGCCCTCGAGCGATCGGACGGGATCTCGGCGGCCGCCGAGATGCTCGGGATCCATCGCAACACCCTCTCGCGGCGCCTCGCTGATCTGGGGCTTCGCACTGCCAAGGCCGCGCAGGCGCACACCTTTCGGTCCCAGGGGGCGCGCTCCCAGGGGCCGCGCGCCCAGGGGGGCGCCGCCGAGAAGCCGAGCCGAGCCGTCCGCTCCGGGGCCGCTCGTGGTTCGGCGAAGCCGTCCCCCGGGGGCAAGCGGCGAAAGCCGGAATAG
- a CDS encoding ZIP family metal transporter has translation MLTAYLLAIAVGAMLTAAVPVAFPRLQSRMHLFLSFSAGVMLGAAFFHMLPEAVESGGLESLYWSLGGFVFLFLLERYVLVHWCKEDDECEVHSPQHEHSHGKTVGTAAFVGMSLHTLTDGFALGTAIEAGIGASVFLAILFHKLPSSFSLAAILMSERKTAGRTVAYTTVFAAMLPLGALLYLALAGVVPHEVFGARALGFSAGTFLHLAVADLIPDLHRRRQDRLALSIALIVGIVLMWAVGHFGPAHQH, from the coding sequence ATGCTCACCGCCTATCTCCTCGCGATCGCCGTCGGCGCGATGTTGACCGCAGCCGTCCCGGTCGCCTTCCCGCGCCTCCAGTCGCGGATGCACCTCTTCCTCTCCTTCTCCGCCGGCGTGATGCTCGGCGCGGCCTTCTTCCACATGCTCCCGGAGGCGGTCGAGTCGGGGGGGCTCGAGTCGCTCTACTGGTCGCTCGGCGGCTTCGTCTTCCTCTTCCTCCTCGAGCGCTACGTCCTCGTGCACTGGTGCAAGGAGGACGACGAGTGCGAAGTTCACTCTCCGCAGCACGAGCATTCACACGGAAAGACGGTGGGGACCGCGGCCTTCGTGGGGATGTCCCTCCACACCCTCACCGACGGCTTCGCCCTCGGCACTGCGATCGAGGCGGGGATCGGCGCGAGCGTCTTCCTCGCGATCCTCTTCCACAAGCTGCCGTCCAGCTTCTCGCTCGCCGCGATCCTGATGAGCGAGCGGAAGACGGCAGGCCGCACGGTCGCCTACACCACCGTCTTCGCGGCGATGCTCCCGCTGGGGGCGCTGCTTTACCTGGCCCTCGCCGGCGTGGTCCCCCACGAGGTCTTCGGCGCGAGGGCCCTGGGCTTCTCGGCGGGCACGTTCCTCCACCTCGCCGTGGCGGATCTCATCCCCGACCTGCACCGCCGGCGTCAGGATCGCCTCGCCCTCTCCATCGCGCTGATCGTCGGGATCGTGCTGATGTGGGCGGTGGGCCACTTCGGGCCGGCACACCAGCACTGA
- a CDS encoding lytic transglycosylase domain-containing protein, giving the protein MLRRVRLRIARRAAEPSPFARTPRDRTLRALATVLATTLAAPALAAAPAEDPADELAQMEAAEGHALNHGAADLARLVRQLGAGNPWRSRLRGPLGSTLQGFPDIVEVEGFDEAGLGELPFPLASVAGRYDIPMSFNAAVADYIAFFQGPGRKWFAKWLERSNRWVPLFRSILRSHQVPEDLVYLSMIESGFSMHAKSWASAVGPWQFIEPTGKRFGLRTDFWVDERRDPIKSTHAAAQFLKRLYAAWDDWYLAWAGYNAGPGKVSRAIEKYGTSDFWSLAETDDAFRKETRHYVPKLLAAALIAKHPASFGFTGIQPEAPLEWETVEIPAATDLDVIARCAGTPVDEILLLNPELRQWATPPVFKGESPYVLRIPKGRSEVFAEAFAKVKPSERFTFRSYKVQKGDTLGHIARMFSTSVDAMLKANRHLDAKRLRIGQELMIPVPPGARVQTASTDPRSSRR; this is encoded by the coding sequence ATGCTCCGACGAGTCCGCCTCCGTATCGCCCGCCGAGCAGCCGAGCCCTCTCCCTTCGCCCGGACTCCGCGAGACCGCACGCTGCGCGCCCTCGCCACGGTCCTCGCTACGACCCTCGCCGCGCCCGCGCTGGCGGCAGCGCCGGCGGAGGACCCGGCCGACGAGCTCGCGCAGATGGAGGCGGCGGAGGGCCACGCGCTGAACCACGGCGCCGCCGACCTCGCGAGGCTGGTGCGGCAGCTCGGCGCCGGAAACCCGTGGCGCAGCCGGCTCCGCGGTCCCCTCGGTTCGACCCTGCAGGGCTTCCCCGACATCGTGGAGGTGGAGGGATTCGACGAGGCTGGCCTCGGCGAGCTCCCCTTCCCCCTCGCGTCGGTGGCGGGCCGCTACGACATCCCCATGTCGTTCAACGCCGCCGTCGCCGACTACATCGCCTTCTTCCAGGGCCCCGGGCGAAAGTGGTTCGCCAAGTGGCTGGAGCGCTCCAACCGCTGGGTCCCGCTCTTCCGCTCGATCCTCCGCTCCCACCAGGTGCCCGAGGATCTCGTCTACCTCTCGATGATCGAGAGCGGCTTCTCGATGCACGCGAAGTCCTGGGCGTCGGCGGTCGGACCCTGGCAGTTCATCGAGCCCACGGGGAAGCGCTTCGGGCTCCGCACCGACTTCTGGGTGGACGAGCGCCGCGATCCCATCAAATCCACCCACGCGGCGGCCCAGTTCCTAAAGCGCCTCTACGCGGCCTGGGACGACTGGTACCTCGCGTGGGCGGGCTACAACGCCGGGCCCGGCAAGGTCTCCAGGGCCATCGAGAAGTACGGGACCTCCGACTTCTGGTCCCTCGCCGAGACCGACGACGCCTTCCGCAAGGAGACGCGGCACTACGTGCCCAAGCTCCTCGCCGCCGCGCTGATCGCCAAGCACCCGGCGTCCTTCGGCTTCACCGGGATCCAGCCCGAGGCGCCCCTCGAATGGGAGACGGTGGAGATCCCGGCGGCCACGGACCTGGACGTGATCGCCCGCTGCGCCGGGACGCCGGTGGACGAGATCCTCCTGCTCAACCCCGAGCTGCGCCAGTGGGCCACCCCGCCCGTCTTCAAGGGAGAGAGCCCGTACGTCCTGCGGATCCCGAAGGGGCGGAGCGAGGTCTTCGCAGAGGCCTTCGCCAAGGTGAAGCCCTCCGAGCGCTTCACCTTCCGCAGCTACAAGGTGCAGAAGGGCGACACGCTCGGTCACATCGCGCGGATGTTCTCCACCTCGGTCGACGCGATGCTGAAGGCCAACCGTCACCTGGACGCCAAGCGGCTCCGCATCGGGCAGGAGCTCATGATCCCCGTTCCCCCCGGGGCCCGGGTGCAGACCGCTTCGACCGACCCGCGCTCCAGCCGGCGATAG
- a CDS encoding bis(5'-nucleosyl)-tetraphosphatase, with amino-acid sequence MREKSCGVVPFREVDGKIVYLVISSAVTKREHWEFPKGGVEEGEREVQTALRELLEETGVSDVRLLPGFREPIRYIYRRPEGLVSKQVVYFIGKVGNPAVVLREVEAKDYRWADYDEAFKLLRHANARILLERCHAFIRGRPLPARPQRPRPPAAAQRVSPPPEAPPKPSAPEAKGRRRRRRRRGSQQPAAQGAKSGGQGAEAKGAAGRNPASKP; translated from the coding sequence TTGCGTGAGAAATCCTGCGGAGTGGTGCCGTTTCGCGAGGTGGACGGGAAGATCGTCTACCTCGTGATCTCATCCGCGGTGACCAAGCGCGAGCACTGGGAGTTTCCGAAGGGCGGCGTCGAGGAGGGGGAGCGGGAGGTCCAGACGGCGCTACGAGAGCTGCTGGAGGAGACCGGCGTCTCGGACGTGCGGCTGCTTCCCGGCTTCCGCGAGCCGATCCGCTACATCTATCGGCGCCCGGAAGGCCTGGTCTCCAAGCAGGTCGTGTACTTCATCGGCAAGGTCGGCAATCCGGCCGTGGTCCTGCGCGAGGTCGAGGCCAAGGACTACCGCTGGGCGGACTACGACGAGGCCTTCAAGCTGCTCCGGCACGCGAACGCTCGCATCCTGCTGGAGCGCTGCCACGCGTTCATCCGGGGCAGGCCGCTCCCGGCGAGGCCCCAGCGGCCCCGCCCGCCGGCCGCGGCCCAGCGGGTGTCGCCTCCTCCCGAGGCCCCGCCGAAGCCCTCCGCCCCCGAGGCGAAGGGTAGGCGCAGGCGCAGGCGTCGGCGCGGCTCGCAGCAGCCGGCTGCCCAGGGGGCGAAGTCGGGCGGGCAGGGCGCGGAGGCCAAGGGCGCCGCCGGGCGGAATCCCGCCTCGAAGCCGTAG
- a CDS encoding SDR family NAD(P)-dependent oxidoreductase, with translation MKTWSYKDRWAVITGASSGIGEAFARALATRGMHLVLAARREERLLALADALAKAHGVETRVVPVDLRQPFGPATLWREAGRDREIHLLVNNAGFGLQGRFEDLPTERQLDLVRLNVNAVVELTALFLPAMQDRGEGGVINVSSAVAFQPVPLMAAYAASKAFVLSFSEALWSENLDLGVRVQALCPGGSPTEFQAVAGTRLPGLGVLPAAAIVEQSLHGLEGGRSVVVPGLANKGAPFAARILPRELMARAAQLFVEKLK, from the coding sequence ATGAAGACATGGAGCTACAAGGATCGCTGGGCGGTGATCACCGGCGCGTCCTCCGGGATCGGCGAGGCGTTCGCGAGGGCCCTCGCCACCCGGGGCATGCACCTGGTCCTGGCCGCCCGACGTGAGGAGCGCCTACTGGCGCTGGCGGACGCCCTCGCGAAGGCCCACGGGGTCGAGACCCGGGTGGTCCCGGTCGATCTGCGCCAACCGTTCGGGCCGGCGACGCTCTGGCGCGAGGCGGGCCGCGATCGGGAGATCCACCTCCTCGTGAACAACGCGGGCTTCGGGCTCCAGGGCCGTTTCGAGGATCTGCCCACGGAGCGCCAGCTCGACCTCGTCCGGCTCAACGTGAACGCCGTCGTGGAGCTCACCGCCCTCTTCCTGCCCGCGATGCAGGATCGCGGCGAAGGGGGCGTCATCAACGTCTCGTCGGCGGTGGCCTTCCAGCCGGTTCCGCTCATGGCGGCCTACGCGGCGAGCAAGGCGTTCGTGCTCTCCTTCTCGGAGGCGCTCTGGTCGGAGAACCTCGACCTGGGCGTGCGCGTGCAGGCGCTCTGCCCCGGCGGCTCCCCCACCGAGTTCCAGGCGGTGGCGGGCACCCGCCTGCCGGGGCTCGGCGTGCTCCCGGCTGCCGCCATCGTCGAGCAGTCCCTCCACGGCCTCGAGGGGGGCAGGAGCGTCGTCGTCCCGGGGCTCGCGAACAAGGGCGCGCCCTTCGCCGCGAGGATCCTGCCGCGCGAGCTCATGGCCCGCGCGGCCCAGCTCTTCGTCGAGAAGCTGAAGTAG
- a CDS encoding multiheme c-type cytochrome has protein sequence MRLLTLLTACAAILACASKAQVPAAEARAERKATLLFTTDIRGEVEPCGCSVDMRGGLDRMASYVRQVPGAALVDAGDALFSELQPAADFEAQARRRAKAVADSLLSMGLVAKATFDLDRVFPELSGELFPKEVLLPKPARRTIGGIEVGLVPFDALEGDDPAPAIRREVEASRKAGAEVVVLLLHATRERAARLGPDSGADLVVASHIGSIAEGDTSRAVPATTPVFFVQARAQSLLQVEVVLRGTGPLQLAGGEEVRDAEIESIGERIRSYEQRIALMGESAEAAPFRAKVDELRARRRELADAGATPPASGNYLAYRFVPITQDRPSDPAVKAILTRYDHDVAVANLALAQAQNKTCEAPAPGAAGYVGQATCAACHGAAKAFWDQTRHAHAYETLEKANKQYDLTCIGCHVTGWERPGGPCRVDKVEGRKDVTCESCHGPGSLHAARPTEVKLVRKTPEATCLECHKPEHSTQFDYAAYLSRILGPGHGKPLK, from the coding sequence ATGCGCCTTCTAACTCTTCTAACCGCCTGCGCCGCCATCCTCGCGTGCGCCTCCAAGGCCCAGGTTCCAGCCGCCGAGGCCCGTGCCGAGCGGAAGGCCACCCTCCTCTTCACCACCGACATCCGGGGCGAGGTCGAGCCCTGCGGCTGCTCGGTCGACATGCGCGGCGGCCTCGACCGCATGGCCTCCTACGTGAGGCAGGTTCCCGGCGCGGCCCTCGTCGACGCCGGCGACGCGCTCTTCAGCGAGCTGCAGCCTGCCGCCGACTTCGAGGCCCAGGCCCGGCGCCGGGCGAAGGCGGTGGCCGACTCCCTCCTCTCGATGGGCCTGGTGGCCAAGGCGACCTTCGATCTCGACCGCGTCTTCCCCGAGCTGTCCGGCGAGCTCTTCCCCAAGGAGGTGCTCCTCCCGAAGCCGGCCCGAAGGACGATCGGCGGGATCGAGGTGGGCCTCGTCCCATTCGACGCGCTCGAAGGCGACGACCCCGCCCCTGCGATCCGCCGCGAGGTCGAGGCGTCGCGAAAGGCCGGCGCCGAGGTGGTGGTGCTCCTCCTCCACGCCACGCGGGAGCGGGCGGCGAGGCTCGGTCCCGACTCGGGCGCCGATCTCGTGGTGGCGAGCCACATCGGTAGCATTGCCGAGGGTGACACCTCCCGCGCCGTCCCGGCGACGACGCCGGTCTTCTTCGTCCAGGCCCGGGCCCAGAGCCTGCTCCAGGTGGAGGTGGTCCTCCGCGGCACCGGCCCGCTCCAGCTCGCAGGCGGCGAGGAGGTCCGCGACGCGGAGATCGAGTCGATCGGCGAGCGGATCCGCTCCTACGAGCAGCGGATCGCGCTCATGGGCGAGTCGGCGGAGGCCGCGCCGTTCCGCGCCAAGGTCGACGAGCTCCGGGCCCGGCGGCGTGAGCTGGCCGACGCCGGCGCGACGCCGCCCGCCTCCGGCAACTACCTCGCCTACCGCTTCGTCCCGATCACCCAGGATCGCCCCTCCGATCCCGCGGTGAAGGCGATCCTCACCCGCTACGATCACGACGTCGCGGTCGCCAACCTCGCCCTGGCCCAGGCGCAGAACAAGACCTGCGAGGCGCCCGCCCCCGGCGCCGCGGGCTACGTGGGCCAGGCCACCTGCGCCGCCTGCCACGGCGCGGCGAAGGCCTTCTGGGACCAGACCCGCCACGCCCACGCCTACGAGACCCTCGAGAAGGCGAACAAGCAGTACGACCTGACCTGCATCGGCTGCCACGTCACCGGCTGGGAGAGGCCGGGCGGTCCCTGCAGGGTGGACAAGGTCGAGGGGCGCAAGGACGTCACCTGCGAGTCCTGCCACGGGCCGGGCTCGCTCCACGCGGCGCGGCCCACCGAGGTGAAGCTCGTGCGCAAGACCCCCGAGGCCACGTGCCTGGAGTGCCACAAGCCCGAGCACTCCACCCAGTTCGACTACGCCGCCTACCTCTCGCGGATCCTCGGCCCCGGCCACGGCAAGCCGTTGAAGTAG
- a CDS encoding AAA family ATPase — protein MDEVLAQAGRVIVGQRYMLERLLIGLVTGGHVLLEGVPGLAKTLTVKTLARTLDASFHRIQFTPDLLPADLVGTTIYNQATSSFTVRQGPVFANVILADEINRAPAKVQSALLEAMQERQVTIGDTSFPLPRPFFVMATQNPVEQEGTYPLPEAQVDRFMLMVKVGYPTREEERAIMDRMAGGPVPEVSPVIRPDRIEQVQKVVDGIYVDPRVKDYVVNLVFATREPENAGLRDLADYIEYGASPRASIFLLRAAKAHAFLRRRGFVTPEDVKAVGLDVLRHRVIATYEAEAESVTPERIVQRIFERVEVP, from the coding sequence ATGGACGAGGTCCTCGCCCAGGCTGGGCGGGTCATCGTCGGCCAGCGCTACATGCTCGAGCGCCTGCTGATCGGGCTGGTGACCGGAGGCCACGTCCTCCTCGAGGGCGTGCCGGGCCTCGCGAAGACCCTCACGGTGAAGACCCTGGCCCGGACCCTGGACGCCAGCTTCCACCGGATCCAGTTCACGCCGGACCTCCTCCCCGCGGATCTGGTCGGAACCACCATCTACAACCAGGCGACGTCGTCGTTCACCGTTCGCCAGGGGCCGGTCTTCGCCAACGTGATCCTGGCGGACGAGATCAACCGCGCCCCGGCGAAGGTGCAGAGCGCGCTCCTGGAGGCGATGCAGGAGCGGCAGGTGACCATCGGGGACACCTCCTTCCCGCTCCCCAGGCCCTTCTTCGTGATGGCGACCCAGAACCCGGTCGAGCAGGAGGGGACCTACCCGCTGCCCGAGGCACAGGTCGATCGCTTCATGCTGATGGTGAAGGTCGGCTACCCGACCCGGGAGGAGGAGCGCGCGATCATGGATCGCATGGCAGGCGGGCCGGTGCCCGAGGTCAGCCCCGTGATCCGTCCCGACCGGATCGAGCAGGTGCAGAAGGTGGTCGACGGCATCTACGTGGACCCGCGGGTGAAGGACTACGTGGTGAACCTTGTGTTCGCGACGCGTGAACCGGAGAACGCCGGCCTGCGCGACCTCGCCGACTACATCGAGTACGGCGCGAGCCCCCGCGCGAGCATCTTCCTCCTCCGTGCGGCGAAGGCCCACGCGTTCCTGCGCCGGCGCGGCTTCGTTACCCCCGAGGACGTCAAGGCGGTCGGCCTGGACGTCCTCCGCCACCGGGTGATCGCCACCTACGAGGCGGAGGCCGAATCGGTGACGCCCGAGCGGATCGTGCAGCGGATCTTCGAGCGCGTCGAAGTGCCCTAG